The Deinococcus sonorensis KR-87 genome includes a window with the following:
- a CDS encoding DUF1517 domain-containing protein, which produces MWQSRLRMILVASAAAVLMWGSLGAAQSGGGFGGRSGGSSSGSSSGGGYSGGGGYSGSRGGSYGGGYSGGGYSGGGYVPIPVGPGYGYGYGGGGGFGLGGIVLVVLIIGGVMLFMRRSMSAGGGGTGLAGALGGTGTAQALMVQLIFTEGDDVKRALQQVAQSGDPDTNEGLAQMLTEAALVALRHPERWTYGNVERAQGTPASADAQVGSWATQARAAFTTQTTSNYQNKDVHSGYAHSADYTFQKDVGDLYLALTIAVAAHTLPGMPPAGATDAAEVRAAFQAISSLNPGDLIRAEVVWSPDAEGEFLSEDEAIQKYPRLGKL; this is translated from the coding sequence ATGTGGCAATCCAGGCTCCGGATGATCCTTGTGGCGAGTGCGGCAGCGGTACTGATGTGGGGCAGCCTGGGTGCGGCGCAGTCGGGCGGCGGCTTCGGCGGGCGGTCCGGCGGCTCCAGCTCCGGTTCCAGCTCTGGGGGCGGCTACAGCGGGGGCGGCGGCTACAGCGGCAGCCGGGGCGGGAGTTACGGGGGCGGGTACTCCGGCGGCGGATATTCCGGCGGTGGGTACGTTCCGATTCCGGTGGGGCCCGGCTATGGGTACGGCTACGGCGGGGGCGGCGGCTTCGGGCTGGGCGGCATTGTGCTGGTGGTGCTGATCATCGGCGGGGTGATGCTGTTCATGCGCCGCAGCATGAGCGCGGGTGGCGGCGGGACCGGGCTGGCCGGAGCGCTGGGCGGCACCGGGACCGCCCAGGCGCTGATGGTCCAGCTGATCTTCACCGAGGGCGACGACGTGAAGCGGGCGCTGCAGCAGGTGGCCCAGAGCGGCGACCCCGACACCAACGAGGGGCTGGCCCAGATGCTCACCGAAGCTGCCCTGGTGGCGCTGCGCCACCCGGAGCGCTGGACCTACGGCAACGTGGAACGCGCCCAGGGCACGCCCGCCTCGGCCGACGCGCAGGTGGGCAGCTGGGCCACCCAGGCCCGCGCCGCCTTCACCACCCAGACCACCAGCAACTACCAGAACAAGGACGTGCACAGCGGCTACGCCCACAGCGCCGACTACACCTTCCAGAAGGACGTGGGCGACCTGTATTTGGCCCTGACCATCGCGGTGGCGGCGCACACCCTGCCGGGCATGCCACCGGCGGGCGCCACCGACGCCGCCGAGGTCCGGGCGGCCTTCCAGGCGATCAGCAGCTTGAATCCCGGCGACCTGATCCGCGCCGAAGTGGTGTGGAGCCCCGATGCCGAGGGCGAGTTCCTGAGCGAGGACGAGGCCATCCAGAAGTACCCCCGGCTCGGCAAACTCTGA
- a CDS encoding lycopene cyclase family protein: protein MSTPRYDDIILGGGAAGLSLLYHLRRAGLGERRVLLIDRGDGAGLERTWCYWERGDGPYEAALSRTWSHVWLNDEQQLRRLDIRPYRYKLLEGGAFGAWLAPWLDHQPHLTRLSGEVQRVETVPGGVCVWVDGQPHHGRWAYNSLGGVPAPQPGYHHLLQHFRGWEIETPHAAFDAGAATFMDFRVPQGGPGDLRFVYVLPRDSRRALVEYTAFSPELLPVADYDAGIRHHLDAVLGLSSYTVHRTEQGVIPMTDQPFPVRRGRIIQIGTAGGMSKPSTGYTFQRIQRHSRQLAGQLARRGHPLLPPGGSRRHAWMDSVMLRALATGQEGPAFFGSLFDRNPAERVLRFLDESSRLSQDLALMLTVNVPRFVRLGLEVTWRDQKAARESSLPHRV from the coding sequence GTGTCCACCCCCCGCTACGACGACATCATCCTGGGCGGCGGCGCGGCCGGGCTGAGCCTGCTGTACCACCTGCGCCGGGCGGGGCTGGGCGAGCGCCGGGTGCTGCTGATTGACCGGGGTGACGGTGCCGGGCTGGAGCGCACCTGGTGTTACTGGGAACGTGGCGACGGTCCGTACGAGGCCGCGCTCAGCCGCACCTGGTCGCACGTCTGGCTCAACGACGAGCAGCAGCTGCGCCGGCTGGACATCCGGCCCTACCGCTACAAGCTGCTGGAAGGCGGCGCCTTCGGGGCGTGGCTGGCGCCGTGGCTGGACCACCAGCCGCACCTGACCCGGCTGAGCGGAGAGGTTCAGCGGGTCGAGACCGTGCCGGGCGGCGTGTGCGTGTGGGTAGACGGCCAGCCGCACCACGGGCGCTGGGCCTACAACTCGCTGGGCGGTGTGCCCGCTCCGCAGCCCGGCTACCATCATCTGCTGCAGCACTTCCGCGGCTGGGAAATCGAGACGCCGCATGCTGCCTTTGACGCCGGGGCCGCCACCTTCATGGATTTCCGGGTGCCGCAGGGGGGCCCCGGTGACCTGCGCTTCGTGTACGTGCTGCCCCGGGACAGCCGCCGGGCGCTGGTGGAGTACACCGCCTTCAGCCCGGAACTTCTGCCGGTGGCCGACTACGACGCTGGCATCCGGCATCACCTGGACGCGGTGCTGGGCCTGTCCAGCTACACCGTGCACCGCACCGAGCAGGGCGTGATCCCCATGACCGACCAGCCGTTCCCGGTGCGGCGCGGCCGGATCATCCAGATCGGGACGGCAGGCGGCATGAGCAAGCCCTCCACCGGCTACACCTTCCAGCGCATTCAGCGGCACTCGCGTCAGCTGGCCGGGCAGCTGGCCCGCCGCGGTCACCCGCTGCTGCCGCCGGGCGGGTCCAGGCGGCACGCCTGGATGGACAGCGTGATGCTGCGGGCGCTGGCCACCGGACAGGAGGGACCGGCCTTCTTCGGCAGCCTCTTTGACCGCAACCCGGCCGAGCGGGTGCTGCGCTTTTTGGACGAGTCGAGCCGCCTCTCCCAGGACTTGGCGCTGATGCTGACGGTAAATGTGCCGAGGTTCGTGCGGCTGGGCCTGGAGGTGACGTGGCGTGACCAGAAAGCGGCGCGGGAGAGCTCGCTCCCGCACCGCGTCTGA
- a CDS encoding pyridoxamine 5'-phosphate oxidase family protein, with translation MSELTREENIQHIAAIIKDIKFAMLTTVADDSGLRARPMTTQQAEFDGDIWFIGGRDTETVSDIRSRPQVNVSYSDAKNNYVSVSGRGQLIEDRAKLEELWTDFYKAYFPEGIDDPNIQLIKVEADGAEYWESEGRVRTMYKMARSAVTGQPAGHMGTNETVKL, from the coding sequence ATGAGTGAACTGACGCGCGAAGAGAACATCCAGCACATCGCGGCCATCATCAAGGACATCAAATTTGCCATGCTGACCACCGTGGCCGACGACAGCGGCCTGCGTGCCCGGCCCATGACCACCCAGCAGGCCGAGTTCGACGGCGACATCTGGTTCATCGGCGGCCGGGACACCGAGACGGTCAGCGACATCCGCAGCCGCCCGCAGGTCAACGTGAGCTACTCGGACGCCAAGAACAACTACGTGAGCGTGAGTGGCCGCGGTCAGCTGATCGAGGACCGCGCCAAGCTGGAAGAGCTGTGGACCGACTTCTACAAGGCCTACTTCCCGGAGGGCATCGACGACCCGAACATCCAGCTGATCAAGGTGGAGGCCGACGGCGCCGAGTACTGGGAGAGCGAGGGCCGGGTGCGCACTATGTACAAGATGGCCCGCTCCGCCGTGACCGGGCAGCCGGCCGGCCACATGGGCACCAACGAGACCGTCAAGCTGTAA
- a CDS encoding MFS transporter produces the protein MVAPTIQPSLPRVSPWALSSFWFGSAFHWLLLLLILMPADIERLVGSAHKGTYLGLLSGLGAVVALVLPPLVGSYSDRVGKRITFIRWGVAANVAGLLVMGFGLRAGFNVYLLGFLLVQFGNNFATAPYSALIPEYVAPAQRGRYSGVMGLLQLSGQLLGGVVGALVGTAVVPRELAFVLVAVVLGLSALVTILRVPEPPRQELPADTAPRLGWLQLFAQNAFFWVFVTRALFSLGQYSVQPFLQYYLHDVIGRFRLFGLNLGNAVTASSVMLLAIIVGGVASTLLAGQLSDRLGRKPVIFFAGSVMAAAAILLLFGPPFGGVLLLALVFGLGFGAFTSVDWALGSDAMPSRRSFGRDMGIWHVAFVAPQLAQTPQGRLLDWGNALQPNLGYTLVFGIAAAFFLLGVVLVQRVKNLK, from the coding sequence ATGGTCGCCCCCACAATTCAGCCGTCCCTGCCGCGCGTCAGCCCCTGGGCGCTCTCCAGTTTCTGGTTCGGCAGCGCCTTTCACTGGCTGCTCCTGCTGCTGATCCTGATGCCAGCCGACATCGAGCGGCTGGTGGGCAGCGCGCACAAGGGCACCTACCTGGGCCTGCTCAGCGGGCTGGGCGCGGTGGTGGCGCTGGTGCTGCCGCCGCTGGTGGGCAGTTACAGCGACCGTGTGGGCAAGCGCATCACCTTTATCCGCTGGGGCGTGGCTGCCAACGTGGCGGGCCTGCTGGTGATGGGTTTCGGGCTGCGCGCCGGATTCAACGTGTACCTGCTGGGCTTCCTGCTGGTGCAGTTCGGCAACAATTTCGCCACCGCGCCCTACAGCGCGCTGATTCCCGAGTACGTGGCCCCGGCGCAGCGCGGGCGCTACAGCGGCGTGATGGGCCTGCTGCAGCTCAGTGGCCAGCTGCTGGGCGGCGTGGTGGGCGCGCTGGTGGGCACGGCGGTGGTGCCGCGCGAGCTGGCCTTCGTGCTGGTGGCGGTGGTGCTGGGCCTCAGCGCCCTAGTGACCATTCTGCGGGTGCCGGAGCCGCCGCGCCAGGAGCTGCCGGCCGACACCGCGCCCCGGCTCGGCTGGCTGCAGCTGTTCGCCCAGAACGCCTTCTTCTGGGTGTTCGTGACGCGGGCGCTGTTCTCGCTGGGTCAGTACAGCGTGCAGCCGTTTTTGCAGTACTACCTGCACGACGTGATCGGCCGCTTCCGGCTGTTCGGGCTGAACCTGGGCAACGCCGTGACCGCCAGCAGCGTGATGCTGCTCGCCATCATCGTAGGTGGGGTGGCTAGCACCCTGCTGGCCGGGCAGCTCTCGGACCGGCTGGGCCGCAAGCCGGTGATCTTCTTCGCCGGCAGCGTGATGGCCGCTGCCGCCATCCTGCTGCTGTTCGGACCACCCTTTGGAGGCGTGCTGCTGCTGGCGCTGGTGTTCGGGCTGGGCTTCGGGGCCTTCACCAGCGTGGACTGGGCGCTCGGCTCAGACGCGATGCCCAGCCGCCGCAGTTTCGGGCGCGACATGGGCATCTGGCACGTGGCCTTCGTGGCGCCGCAGCTGGCCCAGACCCCGCAGGGCCGCCTGCTCGACTGGGGCAACGCGCTGCAGCCGAACCTGGGGTACACGCTGGTGTTCGGCATCGCGGCCGCCTTCTTTCTGCTGGGCGTGGTGCTGGTGCAGCGGGTGAAAAACCTGAAGTGA
- the cydB gene encoding cytochrome d ubiquinol oxidase subunit II yields the protein MTLADLWFWIIAVSFTIYFFLEGFDFGVDLLRPLLARNERERKAMIGTIGPFWDGNEVWVILAAGTIFATFPLWYGALLTGIYPIFALILLALIGRGVAFEFRSQIDRPGWRVFWDVTSFVGSLIPAFFWGVVMANLVRGLPIGTAGKFQGSLRDYFDLFSLLGGAATLLLFMLHGATFLLLRLHKGDELHARARQAALFWGFLATVATLAFVYLGYVREGLFQNFGLASWLFPVAAAITLGSIWVALTRKWDGLAFLASGLTVAFSTLTVFLGLFPRVLPSTLGQQFDLTVQNAASQPYTLRLMTIVGVIFLPLIIGYQVWNYYVFRQRVRVDAGRLEEGY from the coding sequence ATGACGCTCGCGGACCTGTGGTTCTGGATCATCGCGGTCAGCTTCACCATCTACTTTTTCCTGGAGGGCTTCGACTTCGGCGTGGACCTGCTGCGCCCGCTGCTGGCCCGCAACGAGCGCGAGCGCAAGGCCATGATCGGCACCATCGGTCCGTTCTGGGACGGCAACGAGGTGTGGGTGATCCTGGCCGCCGGGACCATCTTCGCCACCTTCCCGCTGTGGTACGGGGCGCTGCTCACCGGCATCTATCCGATCTTCGCGCTCATTCTGCTGGCCCTGATCGGGCGCGGCGTGGCCTTCGAGTTCCGCTCGCAGATTGACCGGCCCGGCTGGCGGGTGTTCTGGGACGTGACCAGCTTCGTGGGCAGCCTGATTCCGGCGTTCTTCTGGGGCGTGGTGATGGCCAACCTGGTGCGCGGCCTGCCGATCGGGACGGCCGGCAAGTTCCAGGGCAGCCTGCGTGACTATTTCGACCTGTTCTCGCTGCTGGGCGGAGCCGCCACCCTGCTGCTGTTCATGCTGCACGGCGCGACCTTCCTGCTGCTGCGGCTGCACAAGGGCGACGAACTGCACGCCCGTGCCCGACAGGCTGCCCTGTTCTGGGGCTTCCTGGCCACGGTGGCCACGCTGGCCTTTGTGTATCTGGGCTACGTGCGCGAGGGGCTCTTTCAGAACTTCGGCCTGGCCAGCTGGCTGTTTCCGGTGGCGGCGGCCATCACGCTCGGCAGCATTTGGGTGGCGCTCACCCGCAAGTGGGACGGGCTGGCGTTCCTGGCCAGCGGCCTGACGGTGGCCTTCTCCACCCTGACCGTGTTCCTGGGGCTGTTTCCACGGGTGCTGCCCAGCACCCTGGGCCAGCAGTTCGACCTGACGGTGCAGAACGCGGCCAGCCAGCCGTACACCCTGCGGCTGATGACCATCGTGGGCGTGATTTTCCTGCCGCTGATCATCGGGTATCAGGTCTGGAACTATTACGTGTTCCGGCAGCGGGTACGGGTGGACGCGGGGCGGCTGGAGGAAGGCTACTGA
- a CDS encoding cytochrome ubiquinol oxidase subunit I, translating into MDALGFTALDLSRFQFATTNIFHFFFVPFTVGLAITIAVFQTLAYARQSQLYEDLTKFFGHLFLINFAVGVVTGIVQEFQFGMNWAGFSNFVGNIFGVPLALEVLMAFFLESTFLGLWWFGRDRLPKWANLASIWLVAVGSTISAFWIIIANAWMQHPVGFEVVNGQALMTSFWAVMTNPKGWSWFFHIWFAGLTIAAFFVLGVSAYHLRRGERTVRTHTPRPQQTPLTTRGPQHNAQGLRQAGDDQAGRQQHASERGHFLAAMKVGLVIAAIGTFGVIAVGHLQGQSARRDQPMKFAAFEAIWDTTTGQTPESLIALPSNREGRNLFNLEIPYVGSILAYNRPTGGVTGLHDLQKEYQAKYGPGNYIPPVWPVYWAFRIMVGCGLLMLGMVVWGLWLWRKGRLTGAPLYLTGLLFMPLIPHIANFSGFITTEMGRQPWIVQGQLLTANAVSPLAPGVVLVSLVSFWIVYLLLIGLDVFLLTRTATAGLHRPDVEAEGLPAPRYDGGEA; encoded by the coding sequence ATGGATGCCCTGGGATTCACCGCACTTGATCTGTCGCGTTTCCAGTTTGCCACCACCAACATCTTCCACTTCTTCTTCGTGCCGTTCACGGTGGGGCTGGCCATCACCATCGCCGTGTTCCAGACGCTGGCCTACGCCCGGCAGAGCCAGCTGTACGAGGACCTGACCAAGTTCTTCGGCCACCTGTTCCTGATCAACTTCGCGGTGGGCGTCGTGACCGGCATCGTGCAGGAGTTCCAGTTCGGCATGAACTGGGCCGGCTTCTCCAACTTCGTGGGCAACATCTTCGGGGTGCCGCTGGCGCTGGAAGTGCTGATGGCCTTCTTTCTGGAGAGCACCTTCCTGGGGCTGTGGTGGTTCGGCCGCGACCGGCTGCCGAAGTGGGCCAACCTCGCCAGCATCTGGCTGGTGGCGGTCGGCAGCACCATCTCCGCCTTCTGGATCATCATCGCCAACGCCTGGATGCAGCACCCGGTGGGCTTTGAGGTGGTGAACGGACAGGCGCTGATGACCAGCTTCTGGGCCGTCATGACCAACCCCAAGGGCTGGTCGTGGTTCTTCCACATCTGGTTCGCCGGGCTCACCATCGCGGCCTTCTTCGTGCTGGGCGTGAGTGCCTACCACCTGCGGCGCGGGGAGCGCACGGTGCGTACCCACACCCCGCGCCCGCAGCAGACCCCGCTTACCACCCGGGGCCCGCAGCACAACGCCCAGGGTCTGCGTCAGGCCGGGGACGATCAGGCGGGCCGTCAGCAGCATGCCAGTGAGCGCGGCCACTTCCTGGCGGCCATGAAGGTGGGGCTGGTCATCGCGGCCATCGGGACCTTCGGGGTGATCGCGGTGGGCCACCTGCAGGGCCAGAGTGCCCGGCGGGACCAGCCGATGAAGTTCGCGGCCTTCGAGGCCATCTGGGACACCACCACCGGCCAGACGCCCGAGAGTCTGATCGCGCTGCCCAGCAACCGCGAGGGGCGCAACCTGTTCAACCTGGAAATTCCCTACGTGGGCTCGATCCTGGCCTACAACCGCCCCACCGGTGGCGTGACCGGCCTGCACGACCTGCAGAAGGAGTACCAGGCCAAGTACGGTCCCGGCAACTACATTCCGCCGGTCTGGCCGGTGTACTGGGCCTTCCGGATCATGGTCGGCTGCGGCCTGCTGATGCTGGGCATGGTGGTGTGGGGGCTGTGGCTGTGGCGCAAGGGGCGCCTGACCGGCGCGCCGCTGTACCTGACCGGCCTGCTGTTCATGCCGCTGATTCCGCATATTGCTAACTTCAGCGGGTTCATCACCACCGAGATGGGCCGCCAGCCGTGGATCGTGCAGGGACAGCTGCTGACCGCCAACGCGGTGAGTCCGCTGGCCCCCGGCGTGGTGCTGGTGAGCCTGGTGTCGTTCTGGATCGTGTACCTGCTGCTGATCGGACTGGACGTGTTCCTGCTGACCCGCACCGCCACCGCCGGCCTGCACCGGCCGGACGTGGAAGCCGAAGGCCTGCCGGCTCCCCGCTACGACGGCGGTGAGGCATGA
- a CDS encoding amino acid ABC transporter ATP-binding/permease protein, with translation MRAALQLLRPAGPAMVLALLLAALATLAGVGLNAAGGALLAGAAQHPATLLSLGLLITGVRALGLTRATARYAERLVSHRLALGQLSRLRARLYRQLMPLGRELLVQTRTGDLLDASAADTDRLQDATLRVLLPLSSFLLLTGAVCLSLSALSWPLAGAVLLLLLMSGLTPLLLAPLSAGIVVRRDQARAAYAGDLLEDLAARTDLAAGPPSGTLQQSSRQLGRAERQAGWLGAGYTLLRELSTLTALLLTLAMIGTAPAVLLTAATLAVLTSFEAAAPLAGLGLTLSGLHGATRRVQALLALHPRVVPPDTHTPVPARPGYRLRAVGVQVGGQTLLEQAELTLPPGSRTGLIGESGAGKSSLLRLLTRDADPHSGEVSRDDVPLTHLHPGQLLARISVLDQDAALLDATLRDNLRLGDPEVPDERLRALLDRLGLHALSLDSWLGEGGLPLSGGERQRVALIRALLKPSDTLLLDEPTAHLDPQSEERAVQLIAEELRGRTLLLVTHRPRPLQLVNRVYRLQHARLVPEMWPAPSF, from the coding sequence GTGAGGGCGGCGCTGCAGCTGCTGCGTCCAGCCGGCCCGGCGATGGTGCTGGCCCTGCTGCTGGCTGCGCTGGCCACGCTGGCCGGCGTGGGCCTGAACGCCGCCGGAGGCGCCCTGCTGGCCGGGGCCGCGCAACATCCGGCCACGTTGCTGAGCCTGGGGCTGCTGATCACCGGGGTGCGGGCGCTGGGCCTGACCCGGGCGACGGCCCGTTACGCGGAGCGGCTGGTGTCCCACCGGCTGGCGCTGGGGCAGCTGAGCCGCCTGCGGGCGCGGCTCTACCGGCAGCTGATGCCGCTGGGGCGTGAGCTGCTGGTCCAGACCCGCACCGGCGATCTGCTGGACGCCAGCGCCGCCGACACCGACCGGCTGCAGGACGCCACCCTGCGCGTGCTGCTGCCGCTGAGCAGTTTCCTGCTGCTGACCGGCGCGGTGTGCCTGTCGCTCTCGGCGCTGTCGTGGCCGCTGGCGGGCGCTGTGCTGCTTTTGCTGCTGATGAGCGGCCTCACCCCGCTGCTGCTGGCCCCGCTGAGCGCCGGCATCGTGGTGCGGCGAGATCAGGCCCGGGCCGCCTATGCCGGCGACCTGCTGGAAGACCTGGCGGCCCGCACCGACCTGGCGGCGGGACCGCCGTCCGGCACGCTGCAGCAGTCCAGCCGGCAGCTGGGCCGGGCCGAGCGTCAGGCCGGGTGGCTCGGCGCGGGCTACACCCTGCTGCGCGAGCTGAGTACCCTGACCGCCCTGCTGCTGACGCTGGCGATGATCGGCACCGCTCCGGCGGTGCTGCTCACCGCGGCCACCCTGGCCGTCCTGACCAGCTTCGAGGCCGCCGCGCCGCTGGCCGGGCTGGGCCTGACGCTCAGCGGGCTGCATGGAGCGACCCGGCGGGTGCAGGCGCTGCTGGCCCTGCACCCCAGAGTCGTGCCGCCGGACACCCACACGCCTGTTCCGGCCCGGCCCGGCTACCGGCTCCGCGCCGTGGGCGTGCAGGTCGGCGGGCAGACGCTGCTGGAACAGGCGGAGCTGACCCTTCCCCCCGGCAGCCGCACCGGGCTGATCGGCGAGAGCGGGGCCGGCAAATCCAGCCTGCTGCGGCTGCTCACCCGCGACGCCGACCCGCACTCGGGCGAGGTCAGCCGGGACGACGTGCCGCTCACCCACCTGCATCCGGGGCAGCTGCTGGCCCGCATCAGCGTGCTGGACCAGGACGCGGCGCTGCTGGACGCCACCCTGCGCGATAACCTGCGCCTGGGCGACCCGGAGGTGCCGGACGAGCGGCTGCGCGCGCTGCTGGACCGGCTGGGCCTGCACGCCCTGTCGCTGGACAGCTGGCTGGGCGAGGGCGGGCTGCCGCTCAGTGGCGGCGAACGCCAGCGGGTGGCACTGATCCGCGCGCTGCTCAAACCGTCCGACACCCTGCTGCTCGACGAACCCACCGCCCACCTGGACCCGCAGAGCGAGGAGCGGGCCGTGCAGCTGATCGCGGAGGAGCTGCGCGGGCGCACCCTGCTGCTGGTGACGCACCGGCCGCGTCCGCTGCAGCTGGTGAACCGGGTGTACCGCTTGCAGCACGCCCGGCTGGTGCCGGAAATGTGGCCCGCGCCCTCCTTCTAA
- the cydD gene encoding thiol reductant ABC exporter subunit CydD: MRAAPSPLRRLQREPLARRALLLGTLLSAVQGGLTVAAWILVARAVDRLAFGGPAAEPLAPLLLRVAGLLLARAVISALREGLGSTLAAATVDRLREQLTAVLTRLGPGSLTGERGAELATTALTGLDRLQPYLARVLTGSAHAGVYALGGVATLLLLDPLSALVVAITVPLAVVFLWLVGLAAAGLAERQWAQLTRLGERLSGALRALPTLRAYGAEQGHARQLTLEAERYQQATLGVLRLAFLNGFVLDLAATLSVALVAVTVGIRLFEAKLGFPVALAVLMITPEIFGPLRQLGTDRHATLEAEPAAGRLYALLGTAPRVTGDRSVPARPHLRLHHLQVHLAGRELLQDLSLDLPPGTHLALTGESGAGKTTLLHTLLGYLPFGGELLLNGHPLPEYDLDRWRQAAPLVTQRPRFLHGTVRDNLRRVAPDAPDPELLRLLALVDLTTPLDRQIAEDGHPLSGGERHRLALARALLSPAPVLLLDEPLAQLDPLSERALLARLTPHLKGRTVLLVTHRDVPAGFQQAVLRAGQLELPQELTR; this comes from the coding sequence ATGCGCGCGGCTCCCTCTCCCCTGCGGCGGCTCCAGCGCGAACCGCTGGCCCGCCGCGCCCTGCTGCTCGGCACGCTGCTGAGCGCTGTTCAGGGGGGGCTCACCGTGGCCGCGTGGATCCTGGTGGCGCGGGCCGTGGACCGGCTGGCCTTTGGCGGGCCGGCGGCCGAACCGCTGGCCCCGCTGCTGCTCCGGGTGGCCGGGCTGCTGCTGGCGCGCGCTGTGATCTCGGCGCTGCGCGAGGGCCTGGGCAGCACGCTGGCGGCCGCCACGGTGGACCGCCTGCGTGAGCAGCTCACGGCGGTGCTGACCCGCCTGGGGCCCGGCAGCCTGACCGGCGAGCGGGGCGCCGAGCTGGCCACCACCGCCCTGACTGGCCTGGACCGGCTGCAGCCCTATCTGGCGCGGGTGCTGACCGGCAGCGCCCACGCGGGCGTGTACGCGCTGGGCGGCGTGGCGACGCTGCTGCTGCTGGACCCGCTGAGCGCCCTGGTGGTGGCGATCACGGTCCCGCTGGCAGTGGTGTTCCTGTGGCTGGTGGGGCTGGCGGCCGCCGGACTGGCGGAGCGGCAGTGGGCGCAGCTGACCCGCCTGGGCGAGCGGCTCAGCGGGGCGCTGCGGGCGCTGCCCACCCTGCGGGCCTACGGCGCGGAGCAGGGCCACGCCCGGCAGCTGACACTGGAGGCCGAGCGCTACCAGCAGGCCACCCTGGGCGTGCTGCGCCTGGCGTTCCTGAACGGCTTTGTGCTGGACCTGGCTGCCACCCTCAGCGTGGCGCTGGTGGCGGTGACGGTGGGCATCCGACTGTTCGAGGCGAAATTGGGCTTTCCGGTGGCGCTGGCGGTGCTGATGATCACGCCTGAGATCTTCGGACCGCTGCGGCAGCTGGGCACCGACCGCCATGCCACGCTGGAGGCGGAACCGGCCGCCGGCCGCCTGTATGCCCTGCTCGGGACCGCGCCCAGGGTCACCGGGGACCGGTCGGTGCCTGCGCGGCCGCACCTGCGGCTGCACCACCTGCAGGTGCACCTGGCCGGACGCGAGCTGCTGCAGGACCTCTCGCTGGACCTGCCGCCCGGCACCCATCTGGCGCTGACCGGCGAGAGCGGCGCCGGCAAGACCACCCTGCTGCACACGCTGCTCGGCTACCTGCCGTTCGGCGGCGAGCTGCTGCTGAACGGGCATCCACTGCCGGAATACGACCTGGACCGCTGGCGGCAGGCGGCCCCGCTGGTGACGCAGCGTCCGCGCTTCCTGCACGGCACGGTCCGCGACAACCTGCGGCGGGTGGCCCCGGACGCCCCCGATCCGGAGCTGCTGCGGCTGCTGGCCCTGGTGGACCTGACCACCCCGCTCGACCGGCAGATTGCGGAGGACGGGCACCCGCTGAGCGGCGGGGAGCGGCACCGGCTGGCGCTGGCCCGCGCCCTGTTGAGCCCGGCCCCGGTGCTGCTGCTGGACGAACCGCTGGCCCAGCTGGACCCGCTGTCGGAACGCGCCCTGCTCGCCCGGCTGACCCCGCACCTGAAGGGCCGCACGGTGCTCTTGGTCACGCACCGCGACGTGCCGGCCGGCTTCCAGCAGGCGGTGCTGCGGGCCGGACAGCTGGAGCTGCCGCAGGAGCTGACCCGGTGA